The following are encoded in a window of Candidatus Neomarinimicrobiota bacterium genomic DNA:
- the groL gene encoding chaperonin GroEL (60 kDa chaperone family; promotes refolding of misfolded polypeptides especially under stressful conditions; forms two stacked rings of heptamers to form a barrel-shaped 14mer; ends can be capped by GroES; misfolded proteins enter the barrel where they are refolded when GroES binds), which translates to MAKNIEFESEARMKLKAGVDKLARAVAVTLGPKGRNVVLEKKFGAPTITKDGVTVAKEIELKDEMENIGAQMVREVASKTSDVAGDGTTTATILAQAILNEGLKNVAAGSNPMDLKRGIDIAVTAVVAELHKMSKPLPGREEIAQVGSISANNDQEIGDLIADAMEKVGKDGVITVEEAKSTDTSLEVVEGMQFDRGYLSPYFVTNADSMEAILEEPYILIHDKKISNMKDLLPILEKVSQLGKPLLIISEDVDGEALATIVVNKLRGTLKIAAVKAPGFGDRRKSMLEDIAVLTGGTVISEERGFKLENATTSYLGQAKRITIDKDNTTIVEGGGKSEDIKARINQLKSQVESSTSDYDKEKLQERLAKLAGGVAVLSVGAATEIEMKDKKARVEDALHATRAAVQEGIIPGGGVAYIRALKSLDKLKVTGDQRVGVDIVRRALESPLRKIAENAGWEGSIVAQKVKDGKDDFGFNAASEKFVPLIADGVIDPTKVARTALENAASVAGLMITTEAVIAEEPEKESSGPPMPPGGMGGMY; encoded by the coding sequence ATGGCAAAGAATATTGAATTTGAATCCGAAGCCCGCATGAAGCTGAAAGCCGGTGTTGATAAACTGGCCAGGGCTGTAGCGGTAACGCTCGGACCGAAAGGACGAAACGTCGTCCTTGAGAAAAAATTTGGTGCGCCCACCATTACGAAAGACGGTGTTACGGTTGCCAAAGAAATCGAATTAAAAGATGAAATGGAAAACATAGGCGCTCAGATGGTCAGGGAAGTAGCTTCCAAGACGTCTGACGTAGCGGGTGACGGTACAACGACTGCAACAATATTGGCGCAGGCTATACTTAACGAAGGCCTCAAAAATGTTGCTGCCGGGTCAAATCCGATGGATTTGAAACGGGGTATTGACATCGCCGTAACGGCTGTCGTAGCCGAGCTTCACAAGATGAGCAAACCGCTTCCGGGCAGGGAAGAGATCGCTCAGGTCGGAAGCATTTCTGCTAATAACGACCAGGAAATAGGCGACCTGATAGCCGATGCTATGGAAAAGGTCGGAAAGGACGGGGTCATTACTGTCGAAGAGGCAAAATCTACCGATACCTCATTAGAGGTCGTAGAAGGTATGCAGTTCGACCGCGGGTATCTCTCTCCGTATTTCGTGACAAATGCAGACAGCATGGAAGCGATATTAGAGGAGCCCTACATTCTCATACATGACAAGAAGATAAGCAATATGAAAGATCTTCTCCCGATTCTTGAGAAAGTGTCTCAGCTCGGTAAACCGCTCCTGATAATTTCGGAGGACGTAGACGGAGAGGCGCTTGCTACCATTGTCGTAAACAAACTCAGAGGCACTCTGAAGATAGCTGCCGTCAAGGCTCCGGGATTTGGCGATAGGCGTAAATCTATGCTTGAAGATATCGCTGTACTGACCGGTGGTACAGTCATTTCCGAGGAAAGAGGCTTCAAACTCGAAAATGCGACTACATCGTACCTTGGTCAGGCTAAACGGATAACGATAGACAAGGACAACACTACGATAGTCGAGGGTGGCGGAAAATCCGAGGATATTAAGGCAAGGATCAATCAACTCAAGTCTCAGGTTGAATCTTCCACGTCGGATTACGATAAAGAAAAACTTCAGGAACGCCTGGCGAAACTTGCTGGCGGCGTAGCGGTTCTCAGCGTCGGCGCGGCGACCGAAATTGAGATGAAAGATAAGAAAGCGCGAGTCGAGGATGCGCTTCATGCCACTCGAGCGGCGGTCCAGGAGGGTATAATTCCCGGCGGCGGTGTAGCGTATATCCGTGCGCTGAAATCCCTCGATAAGTTAAAAGTGACGGGTGATCAGAGGGTCGGCGTGGACATTGTTCGCAGGGCGCTTGAAAGCCCCCTTCGCAAGATAGCCGAGAATGCAGGTTGGGAAGGCTCTATAGTTGCTCAGAAAGTTAAGGACGGAAAAGACGATTTCGGCTTTAATGCTGCAAGTGAGAAGTTCGTTCCCTTGATTGCAGACGGCGTCATCGACCCGACGAAGGTTGCGCGGACAGCGTTAGAGAATGCCGCTTCTGTAGCGGGATTGATGATAACCACGGAAGCCGTAATCGCAGAAGAACCTGAAAAAGAGAGTTCCGGGCCCCCGATGCCTCCGGGTGGAATGGGCGGAATGTATTAA